In Candidatus Deferrimicrobiaceae bacterium, the genomic window GGAATTGAAAAGCCTCGTCATGGCGGCGGGAGGGATCGTGGCGGGGACCCATGCCCAGGCCCTTTCCTCGGAAAACCCCGCAACCCTGATCGGATCGGGAACGGTGGAGAAGCTGAAAGAGACGGTCGGGGAAAAAGAGGTGAACCTCGTCGTTTTCCAGAACCGGCTGCGGCCCAATCAGCAGGCCGCTCTCGAGAAGGAACTGGGTGTGAAGGTGCTCGACCGACGGGAGGTCATCCTGGACATCTTCGCCCGGAGGGCGCGCAGCCGGGAGGGGAAGCTCCAGGTCGAGCTCGCCCAGCTCTCGTTCCGGATGGGGCGGCTGATCGGGGGCAGGAGGGATCTGTCCCGGCTCGGAGGCGGCATCGGGACGCGCGGTCCGGGGGAGAAGAAGCTCGAGGAGGACCGTCGCCGGATCCGCACCCATATCCGCCAGATCGAGCGGGAACTTTTAACGGTGCGGCGGACGAGGGCGCTTCATTACCGCAGGCGGCGGGAGGTGGGGTTTCCCGTGGTGGCGCTCGTGGGATACACGAACGCCGGAAAATCCACCCTGTTCAACCGGATCACCGGCTCCGACGTCTTCGTGGCGGACCAGCTGTTCGCGACGCTCGATCCCACCGCTCGCCGGTTTTCGCTTCCCGGCGGCGGGCCGGCGATCCTGGTGGACACCGTGGGCTTCATCCACGACCTTCCGGACGAGCTCCGCGAGGCGTTCCTCGCGACGCTGGAGGGAATCGGGGAAGCGGACCTGCTCGTTCACGTCGTCGACGGGAGCACCGGAATGATGGAGGAGAACCTCTCGTCCGTCGAGGGGATCCTCTCGGATCTCGGGTTTTCCGGGAAACCGACCCTTCTCGCCGTCAACAAGTCCGACCTGACGGGAGAGGAGGGGCGCTGCCCGACGGAATCGATTCGCATATCGGCGGTCACGGGATCGGGGATACCTTCGCTGCTCAAGGAAGTGGAAGGAGGGTTATGGCTTCACCGTTCGGCCGGGAACGGTTCGACCAGGCGCGGCTGATCAACATCGCCAACGGCCTCACCGCCACCCGCGTCCTTCTCGTGCCGCTGTTCGCCTACCTGCTGATTTCCGGCAGGTTTCGGCCCGCACTTCTGGTGTTCGTCGTCTGCGGAACGAGCGACATGCTGGACGGGCTGCTGGCGCGGTGGCTCCACCAGCGGACGGTCGTCGGGTTCTACCTCGACCCGATCGCCGACAAGCTGCTGATGGCGACGTCGTTCGTGGTCCTTGCCATCGTGAAGGTCGTTCCCGACTGGCTCGCCATCCTGGTCATCAGCCGCGACATCTTCATCCTGATCGGAAGCCTGCTGATTCTTCTGCTGCTCGGCTCCGGGGAAATCGCGGCCACGGGAATCAGCAAAGGGAACACCGCCATGCAAATCCTGACCGTCATTTATTTCCTGGCCGTCCGGGCATTCCCCGGGGTCTGGGCTCTCGTCCCCGCGGGATCCGAGCTCCTCGTGACAGAGGCCGTCGTCGTCCTGTGCGCCGTCTCGACCTCCGTTTCCGGAATTCACTACCTGGTGATCGGGATCCGGAAGCTCTCCCGTGCCTGAGTTGGGCGGGGACACTCCTCAACATACAACTCGATATAGGAATGTCCCCCCTTGGAGTGTCCCCGGTGACTGGTGGCACGCCGTTTCGTGGGCGCTATGGCCGGCTTCGCCTCCGGGGTCCCCGCTCGCGATCCGCCTCGCCGCATCCGCCCGGACCTCCCGTCCGGGCATGGCGGTCCGCCTCGCCCGCCTGTCGCCCGCATAAAGGCGGGCTTTTCCTCCTGTTCGTCGGCGGCGGGCTCGGAGCTCGAACCTTCAGTACACATTTCACCGGAAGGGTTCTCGCTCCCCGGCTGCGTCCAGCGAACGTGCCATGCGGCCCTCTCCCAGTCTTTCGACATTCCGGCGTGGTTCGCCAAGCTGCTTCCTCGCTGAAACGCGGGGCCTCCGCCGGTTCCGCCTCGTCTCCTCGCTCGGGGGATCCCCTGCGTCGTGCGCCGCGACGATGCGCCCCTTAGCGGGGCCGACGACGACGGGGGACCCGAGGCGCAGCGGGGGGTTCCTCGAAGCGGCCTATGGAGCGAGGAGGAAATTGCGTCGAGCGGAATGGCAGCGAGCGGGTGCTAGGTCGCGAGCGTAGCTGAGAGGAAGCCCCCCGCAAGCCAGGGTCCCCGGTTGCAGACAACTACCCCCGCAGGAGTCCCCGCCCGCGATATGCGATAATGTTCTGCATCCATGAAGCGTAGTACCGGAAATACGATCGAACGCACCGCGGGCCCGAACCGTCCGGACGGCGCGGGGGTCCGGGTGGAATCCGTGGCCAAGGGATCCGCCGCGGAACGGGCCGGAATCACTGCCGGGGACCGGATCCTCTCCGTCGGGGGGGAGCCCGTCTTCGATCTCCTCGACCTGCACTTCCTTTCGAGCCGCAGGCGGTTCCTCCTCCGTTGGGAGACGAACCCGGGGGTAAAGAGGGAGAGAGTCATCCGCACCGGGGGGGAGCCCCTGGGGGTTTTTCCGGAACCGGTCCGGGTCCGGCGGTGCCGGAACCGCTGCATCTTCTGCTTCGTCCACCAGCTGCCCAAGGGGATGCGAAGGAGCCTCTACATCAAGGACGAGGACGTCCGGCTTTCCTTCCTGCACGGGCAATACGTGACCTTCTCCGACGTTTCCGAGGAGGAGATCCGGAAGATCCTTCGGTATCGCCTTTCCCCAATCTACGTCTCCATCCACACGACCGCCCCTGCTCTCCGTAAGCGGATGCTCGGCAATCCTCACGCGGCCGACGTGATGGAGGTCCTGTCGCGACTCGTCTCGGCCGGCATCGTTCTCCACGGCCAGATCGTCGTATGCCCGGGGATCAACGACGGGGAGGAGCTTTCCCGTTCGCTCGTCGAGCTCTCCGGTCTTCGGCCCGGGCTTCTGTCCGTCGCCGTGGTGCCGGTCGGACTTACCTCCCACCGGGCGGGACTTCCCCCCTTGCGGGCGGTCACCCGCGACGAGGCGAGGGAGACGCTTTCCCTCCTTGCCCGGTTGGGCCGTCGCCTCGGCAGACGGGAGGGCGAGCCCTTCGCCGTCGCGGCGGACGAGTATTACCTCCTGGCGGGGGAGAAGATCCCCGAGCGCCGCGCGTACGGTTCGTTCCCGCAGATCGGCAACGGGGTGGGGTTGCTGCGGCAATTTATGGACGAGTCGAGCGCGCTCTTCCGGAGAAAGAGGTGGAAGAGGGCGGATGCGGGGGGCACGGTGGTAAGCGGCCTCTCCCCGCGTGCCTACGTATCCGATTTTCTGAATAATTTTTCCCGAAAGGTTGGGGCTTCGTTTGTTCCGCTTCCCGTTCCCAACCGTCTCATGGGGGAAAGCGTCACGGTCACGGGGCTCCTTTCGGGGGGGGATATCCTGGCAGCCCTCTCGGGGAGAAAGGTTTCGCGGATCTACATCCCCTCCGTCTGTCTCCGGGACGCGGGGGACCTCTTTCTGGACAATCGGTCTCCGGAGGAGATCGCCCGGGAGACGGGGGCCGCGGTGCACCTCTTCGACGCTACGCCTTCGGGGTTCTATGAAACGGTCTGCAACGTTACTAGGTCTATATTTTCATTGACATTTTGAGGGGTGTTCGCCGACAATAATAGGCTCTATGGTCGTGAAGGGCGATTAGCTCAGATGGTTAGAGTACCTGCTTGACATGCAGGGGGTCACTGGTTCAAGTCCAGTATCGCCCACCATTTTTTCCCTGTCCGGTGGAACCCTGACTGGCCCTCGCGCCGGGGTACCGGTGTGCGGGGAAATTTTTGCTTTTTTTAGGAAACGCAAACCATGACGCTTCGGGAACTTGCCAGGCAACAGGGAAAGTCGAAGGTGGCGATCGCCGCCCGTGTCGACGGATCGCTCCGGGACCTCGCCGCAGAGGTTCCTGCGGAGAGGAACATCGAGTGGGTGACGCCGGAGGACCAGGACGGAATCGAGATCATGAGGCACAGCACGGCCCACGTGATGGCGGCGGCGGTCAAGGATCTTTTTCCCAGGGCGAAAATCACCATCGGTCCCGCGATAGAGAACGGGTTCTATTACGATTTCGACGTGGAAAGGCCGTTCACCCCGGAGGACCTCGAGCGGATCGAGGAGAAGATGGGGGAGATCGTTCGGGCCGACCATCCGTTCGTGCGCGAAGAGCTGCCCAGAGAGGAGGCCCTGGCCAGGCTCGCCGGGGAGCCGTACAAGGAGGAGCTTTTGGCCGATATCCCGGACCCCGTCGTTTCCCTCTACCGGATGGGGAACTTCCTCGATCTGTGCCGGGGGCCGCACCTCCCGAGCAGCGGCAGGGTGGGCGTCTACAAGCTCATGAACACGGCGGGGGCCTACTGGCGTGGGGATTCCCGGAACCGGATGCTCACGCGCATCTACGGCTGCGCTTTCGCAAGGAAAAAGGAGCTCGACGAGCATCTTCGCCTGCTGGAGGAGGTCAAGAAACGGGATCACCGGAGGCTCGGAAAGGAGCTCGACCTGTTCAGCGTGAACGAGGAGATCGGGCCGGGGCTGATCCTCTGGCACCCGAAGGGGGCGGTCGTCCGCCGTATCATGGAGGATTTCTGGCGGGAGGAGCACGCGAAGGCCGGGTACGACCTCGTCTTTTCCCCCCACATCGCGAGAATCGACCTGTGGAGGGTGAGCGGCCACCTCGACTTCTACCGGCAGAGCATGTTCTCCGCCATCGGGGTGGAGGGGCAGGATTACCAGCTGAAGCCGATGAACTGTCCGTTCCACATCCAGATCTACAAGTCGCGGATGCGCTCCTACCGCGATCTGCCCGTCCGGTACGCCGAGCTGGGAACGGTGTACCGGTACGAACCGTCCGGCACGCTGCACGGGCTGCTGCGGGTACGGGGGTTCACCCAGGACGACGCGCACCTCTTTCTGCGCCCCGACCAGCTGGACGAGGAGATCTTCTCCCTTCTCGACTTCACCCTGTTCGTGCTGCGCCGGTTCGGGTTCGACCGGTACGAGATCTATCTTTCGACCCGGCCGGAAAAGTACGCCGGGACGCCGGAGAACTGGGAGAAAGCGGAAGCGGCGCTCAAGCGCTCCCTGGACCGCAAGGGACTCTCCTACGAGGTGGACCCCGGGGAAGGGGTTTTCTACGGCCCGAAAATCGACATCAAGATCAAGGATGTCCTCGGTCGTTCCTGGCAGTGCTCGACGATCCAGGTCGATTTCAACAACCCGGATCGTTTCGACGTGACGTACGTCGGCGACGACGGGGCGGAGCACCGCACGATCATGATCCACCGCGCGCTCATGGGATCCCTGGAGCGCTTTTTCGGGGTCCTCATCGAACAGTACGCGGGCGCGTTCCCGGTCTGGCTGGCGCCGGTACAGGCCGACGTCCTCCCCGTCACGGATAGCCATGTCGAGTACGCCCGGGAGGTGGTCGCCGCGCTCCGCGCCGCAGGGTACCGGGCCGAGGGGGATTTCCGCAACGAGAAGCTCGGCTACAAGATCCGCGAATCCCAATTGAAGAAGGTACCGTTCGCTCTCGTGATCGGCGACCGGGAAGTGACGGGCCGCCAGGTGTCTCCGCGCAGGCGGGGAGGGGAGCAACTCCCCCCGATGTCCGTCGAGGAGTTCCTCGGGACGCTGCGGAGAGAAGACGAAAACCCGCAACCGTAAAGGAGGGAGCCATTACCAAGGAATCGAGAATCAACGAACAGATCCGCGTTCCCCGCGTGCGCCTCGTAGGAGTCGACGGCGAGCAGCTCGGAATCGTTCCCACCGAGGACGCGATGCAGAGGGCGAGAACCCTCGACCTCGATCTCGTCGAGGTGGCGCCGAACGCGGATCCGCCCGTATGCCGGGTCATGGATTATGGCAAGTTCAAGTACATGCAGAGCAAGCGGGAGCAGGAGGCCCGCAAGAAGCAGACCGTCATCCAGGTCAAGGAGATCAAGGTCAGGCCCAAGACCGACGAGCACGACCTGAACGTGAAGATCCGGCATATTCGGAGGTTCCTCGAGGAAGGGGACAAGGTGAAGGTGACGGTGCGTTTCCGGGGCCGCGAGATGTCCTACGCGTCGCAAAGCGGGTTCGAGATGCTGAAGCATATCGTGGCGGAGGTCGCCGACATCGCCAAGATCGAAAGCGCTCCGAAGATGGAGGGGAGGACGATGATGACGATCGTCGCCCCGAACGCGCAGAAACGGAAGGCCGAGAAACCCGAAAAGTCCGAAAAGCCTGCAAAG contains:
- the hflX gene encoding GTPase HflX, giving the protein MWAYRKRRPAPGILPPPDPLEELKSLVMAAGGIVAGTHAQALSSENPATLIGSGTVEKLKETVGEKEVNLVVFQNRLRPNQQAALEKELGVKVLDRREVILDIFARRARSREGKLQVELAQLSFRMGRLIGGRRDLSRLGGGIGTRGPGEKKLEEDRRRIRTHIRQIERELLTVRRTRALHYRRRREVGFPVVALVGYTNAGKSTLFNRITGSDVFVADQLFATLDPTARRFSLPGGGPAILVDTVGFIHDLPDELREAFLATLEGIGEADLLVHVVDGSTGMMEENLSSVEGILSDLGFSGKPTLLAVNKSDLTGEEGRCPTESIRISAVTGSGIPSLLKEVEGGLWLHRSAGNGSTRRG
- a CDS encoding CDP-alcohol phosphatidyltransferase family protein, whose amino-acid sequence is MASPFGRERFDQARLINIANGLTATRVLLVPLFAYLLISGRFRPALLVFVVCGTSDMLDGLLARWLHQRTVVGFYLDPIADKLLMATSFVVLAIVKVVPDWLAILVISRDIFILIGSLLILLLLGSGEIAATGISKGNTAMQILTVIYFLAVRAFPGVWALVPAGSELLVTEAVVVLCAVSTSVSGIHYLVIGIRKLSRA
- a CDS encoding DUF512 domain-containing protein — protein: MKRSTGNTIERTAGPNRPDGAGVRVESVAKGSAAERAGITAGDRILSVGGEPVFDLLDLHFLSSRRRFLLRWETNPGVKRERVIRTGGEPLGVFPEPVRVRRCRNRCIFCFVHQLPKGMRRSLYIKDEDVRLSFLHGQYVTFSDVSEEEIRKILRYRLSPIYVSIHTTAPALRKRMLGNPHAADVMEVLSRLVSAGIVLHGQIVVCPGINDGEELSRSLVELSGLRPGLLSVAVVPVGLTSHRAGLPPLRAVTRDEARETLSLLARLGRRLGRREGEPFAVAADEYYLLAGEKIPERRAYGSFPQIGNGVGLLRQFMDESSALFRRKRWKRADAGGTVVSGLSPRAYVSDFLNNFSRKVGASFVPLPVPNRLMGESVTVTGLLSGGDILAALSGRKVSRIYIPSVCLRDAGDLFLDNRSPEEIARETGAAVHLFDATPSGFYETVCNVTRSIFSLTF
- the thrS gene encoding threonine--tRNA ligase produces the protein MTLRELARQQGKSKVAIAARVDGSLRDLAAEVPAERNIEWVTPEDQDGIEIMRHSTAHVMAAAVKDLFPRAKITIGPAIENGFYYDFDVERPFTPEDLERIEEKMGEIVRADHPFVREELPREEALARLAGEPYKEELLADIPDPVVSLYRMGNFLDLCRGPHLPSSGRVGVYKLMNTAGAYWRGDSRNRMLTRIYGCAFARKKELDEHLRLLEEVKKRDHRRLGKELDLFSVNEEIGPGLILWHPKGAVVRRIMEDFWREEHAKAGYDLVFSPHIARIDLWRVSGHLDFYRQSMFSAIGVEGQDYQLKPMNCPFHIQIYKSRMRSYRDLPVRYAELGTVYRYEPSGTLHGLLRVRGFTQDDAHLFLRPDQLDEEIFSLLDFTLFVLRRFGFDRYEIYLSTRPEKYAGTPENWEKAEAALKRSLDRKGLSYEVDPGEGVFYGPKIDIKIKDVLGRSWQCSTIQVDFNNPDRFDVTYVGDDGAEHRTIMIHRALMGSLERFFGVLIEQYAGAFPVWLAPVQADVLPVTDSHVEYAREVVAALRAAGYRAEGDFRNEKLGYKIRESQLKKVPFALVIGDREVTGRQVSPRRRGGEQLPPMSVEEFLGTLRREDENPQP
- the infC gene encoding translation initiation factor IF-3; its protein translation is MNEQIRVPRVRLVGVDGEQLGIVPTEDAMQRARTLDLDLVEVAPNADPPVCRVMDYGKFKYMQSKREQEARKKQTVIQVKEIKVRPKTDEHDLNVKIRHIRRFLEEGDKVKVTVRFRGREMSYASQSGFEMLKHIVAEVADIAKIESAPKMEGRTMMTIVAPNAQKRKAEKPEKSEKPAKARGKAPRGPEKKEPPPAEKQEER